A genome region from Gigantopelta aegis isolate Gae_Host chromosome 3, Gae_host_genome, whole genome shotgun sequence includes the following:
- the LOC121389853 gene encoding solute carrier family 13 member 5-like, with amino-acid sequence MALRLQYVKASWKTLVVLVTPIVLLPLCVPGTSKESRCAYGLLLMSVYWITEALPLAVTAMLPILVFPVLGVAPSKALSKHYMKDVDFLLIGGLIVAIAIEKCNIHKRFALRLLMLFGVSPKRFLLAFVLGTAFMSMWISNTAATTMMLPIARSLLDRLFTIERHVKSTQNNESEALVMQTSPANDVSPLEKKRNSGSTEIELQAGVSYSCDDVTTTTKGNSDEESTSLDTPTDFSKLDERSKKLVKALSMCICYGANCGGIATLTGTPTNLVTKAHADNLADGNSGLTFLSWMVFCFPVSVVALVFVWFWLQIVYLGPRDTFCCRQQNDKRLRANEEIAKLVRMEHKKLGSMSFAEYVVLVHLILMVLLWFTRNPGFIPGYADLFPKGYISDAVPSVLVAISLFIFPIRWPAYLCFRNRGPNPSVPHETPSIIQWSDVSSNLPWGIIMLLGGGFALAEACQTSGLSEVIADKLSIIETLGPQVACLVVVITTCIVTEVTSNTVIVTLFMPILSQLAISMRIHPLYFMLPAGVSASFAFMLPVATPPNAVVFSYGDIKVMDMVKCGFVLNVFNIMWLTLAINTWGTAYFGLDEFPDWAERSRVVSTSMMYNITQNSQSLFNITTPGHV; translated from the exons ATGGCACTACGTCTACAATACGTAAAGGCGTCGTGGAAGACGCTGGTAGTTCTCGTCACACCCATAGTCCTGTTGCCTCTCTGTGTACCCGGGACGTCAAAG GAATCGCGATGTGCTTACGGCCTTTTGTTGATGTCGGTATACTGGATCACAGAGGCACTGCCACTCGCAGTTACCGCCATGTTACCGATATTGGTGTTTCCCGTACTTGGTGTGGCACCTTCAAAGGCCTTGTCGAAGCATTACATGAAG gaTGTAGATTTCCTGTTGATTGGAGGACTAATCGTAGCTATTGCCATTGAAAAATGTAATATACACAAACGATTTGCCCTTAGGCTCCTGATGCTTTTTGGAGTGAGCCCTAAAAG ATTTCTGCTCGCCTTCGTGCTTGGGACGGCATTTATGTCAATGTGGATCAGCAACACTGCGGCTACCACCATGATGCTCCCCATAGCGAGGAGCTTGTTGGATCGACTCTTCACGATAGAACGACACGTGAAAAGCACACAGAATAACGAAAGTGAAG CACTCGTGATGCAGACGAGCCCTGCCAACGACGTGTCTCCTcttgaaaagaaaaggaattcTGGTTCCACAGAGATCGAACTACAAGCAGGCGTCAG ctACTCTTGTGATGATGTTACCACGACTACCAAAGGTAACAGCGATGAAGAATCCACCAGTCTTGATACTCCAACGGATTTTTCCAAACTGGATGAACGATCAAAAAAATTAGTCAAGGCGTTATCGATGTGTATTTGCTACGGCGCTAATTGTGGTGGTATTGCGACCTTAACGGGAACGCCAACAAATCTAGTGACCAAAGCACACGCAGACAA TCTAGCAGATGGCAATTCTGGGCTTACATTCTTGTCCTGGATGGTGTTTTGCTTTCCGGTGTCCGTTGTTGCTTTGGTATTCGTGTGGTTTTGGTTACAGATCGTTTATCTGGGACCCAG AGACACATTTTGCTGTCGTCAACAAAACGACAAACGACTGAGAGCCAATGAAGAAATCGCTAAACTTGTTCGAATGGAACACAAAAAATTGGGTTCTATGAG TTTTGCAGAATATGTTGTCCTTGTGCATCTGATCCTAATGGTTCTGCTCTGGTTCACCAGGAATCCGGGATTTATTCCGGGATATGCAGATCTGTTCCCTAAAGG GTACATCTCCGATGCTGTTCCGTCCGTTCTAGTCGCTATAAGTCTATTTATATTCCCCATCAGATGGCCTGCTTATTTATGTTTTAGAAACAGAG GGCCAAACCCGTCTGTTCCCCACGAGACACCAAGTATCATCCAGTGGTCCGACGTGAGTTCGAATCTACCCTGGGGTATCATCATGTTGCTAGGAGGAGGCTTTGCACTAGCAGAAGCTTGTCAG ACTTCTGGGTTGTCTGAAGTTATTGCTGACAAACTATCCATAATAGAAACACTGGGACCTCAAGTTGCGTGCCTCGTTGTGGTGATAACCACGTGCATCGTTACGGAAGTGACGTCAAATACCGTGATTGTCACGCTCTTCATGCCAATCTTATCTCAGCTA GCCATCTCGATGAGAATCCACCCACTTTACTTCATGTTGCCGGCCGGTGTGTCCGCATCCTTCGCGTTCATGCTACCAGTCGCAACGCCGCCAAATGCCGTCGTATTTTCGTATGGCGATATCAAAGTGATGGATATG GTAAAATGTGGATTCGTGTTGAATGTGTTCAACATCATGTGGCTAACCTTGGCAATCAACACGTGGGGGACAGCCTACTTTGGTCTGGACGAGTTCCCTGACTGGGCAGAACGAAGTCGCGTGGTGTCCACCAGCATGATGTATAACATCACACAGAATTCCCAGTCCTTGTTCAATATAACCACACCTGGACATGTGTAG